In Planctomycetia bacterium, one DNA window encodes the following:
- a CDS encoding DUF309 domain-containing protein, whose translation MIAHPRYTERPFPPYRFTPGRDPHPAADPSGHSYEPPGHARPVAVYRPAEAWQTSDEYLYGCDLYNHGYWWEAHEAWEDLWRVVPGESVQRHFLQGLIQVSACHLKLCLAELAAGDSSRRAGHLAGVDRLRTSWAAHLSIVLNATGAVPYMGLGLATWVRGVSGYFERAVSSADPVHSPHGFPYIELPVKS comes from the coding sequence TTGATCGCTCACCCGCGATACACAGAGCGGCCCTTCCCGCCGTACCGCTTCACGCCGGGACGGGATCCGCATCCGGCGGCTGATCCGAGCGGGCATAGTTACGAGCCGCCGGGGCATGCGCGACCGGTCGCCGTGTATCGTCCGGCGGAAGCCTGGCAAACCAGCGACGAATATCTATATGGATGCGACCTGTACAACCACGGCTATTGGTGGGAGGCCCACGAGGCGTGGGAGGATTTGTGGCGCGTGGTACCCGGCGAATCGGTCCAGCGGCATTTTCTTCAGGGATTGATACAGGTGTCTGCATGCCACTTGAAGCTCTGCCTCGCGGAGTTGGCAGCCGGTGATTCGTCGCGCCGGGCGGGTCATCTGGCGGGCGTCGATCGCTTGCGCACGTCCTGGGCCGCGCACCTTTCGATTGTGTTGAACGCGACCGGTGCGGTGCCGTACATGGGGTTGGGTCTCGCGACGTGGGTCCGGGGAGTCTCCGGCTATTTCGAGCGAGCGGTTTCTTCCGCGGATCCGGTCCATTCTCCGCATGGCTTTCCGTATATTGAGCTGCCTG
- a CDS encoding LpxI family protein: MIAMQQTLGLIAGEGEFPLLVLRGAKAAGLRVAVVGLRECYLPAVRDEADLFHEAGIARLGRWIRLLRRAGATQAVMAGRVAKTRIVALPWWRQLLVYWPDWTSLRVYYFGAADRRNDSLLGAVADEMMRKGVTLIDSTAYCRDALAGEGLLTRGTLTEAQTADVELGWRMAKEMGRLDIGQSVAVFCKDIIAVEAIEGTDAMIARAGQLCKAGGWTLVKTAKPNQDMRFDVPTIGATTVQRVADARGKVIVVEADKTLILERDKTIDLANKLGIVIVGHRE; this comes from the coding sequence TTGATCGCGATGCAACAGACGCTGGGACTGATTGCCGGCGAGGGCGAATTCCCCCTCCTCGTGCTGCGCGGCGCGAAAGCCGCCGGCCTGCGCGTGGCCGTCGTCGGCCTGCGCGAATGTTACCTGCCCGCCGTGCGCGACGAGGCCGATCTCTTCCACGAAGCGGGCATCGCTCGGCTGGGTCGCTGGATTCGTCTGCTTCGCCGAGCCGGCGCCACGCAGGCCGTCATGGCGGGCCGCGTCGCCAAGACGCGCATCGTCGCCCTCCCGTGGTGGCGGCAGTTGCTGGTCTACTGGCCGGACTGGACGAGCCTTCGCGTGTATTATTTCGGCGCGGCGGATCGACGGAATGACTCGCTGCTCGGCGCAGTCGCCGATGAGATGATGCGAAAGGGCGTGACCTTGATCGACTCGACGGCCTATTGTCGCGACGCACTGGCGGGCGAGGGTCTGCTCACGCGCGGCACGCTCACCGAGGCGCAAACCGCCGACGTCGAACTCGGCTGGCGCATGGCGAAGGAGATGGGCCGGCTCGATATCGGCCAGTCGGTCGCTGTCTTCTGCAAGGACATCATCGCGGTGGAGGCGATCGAAGGCACCGACGCGATGATCGCCCGGGCCGGCCAGCTCTGTAAGGCCGGCGGCTGGACCCTGGTGAAGACGGCCAAGCCCAATCAGGACATGCGCTTCGATGTGCCGACGATCGGCGCGACCACGGTGCAGCGCGTCGCCGACGCGCGCGGAAAGGTCATCGTCGTCGAGGCCGATAAGACGCTGATCCTCGAACGCGATAAAACCATCGACTTGGCGAACAAGCTGGGCATCGTGATCGTCGGACACAGGGAATAG
- a CDS encoding SDR family oxidoreductase: MDYLVTGGAGFIGSHLVERLIGLGASVRVADSFITGKKKNLAPFEGKYELLEGDLADPAICARAVAGVRVVLHQAALGSVPKSVADPATSHRNNVQATFNLLNAAREAGVKRFIYAASSSAYGESPTLPKVESMPTSPLSPYAVQKLMGEYYLSVFHRCYGMETISLRYFNVFGPRQDPHGQYAAVIPAFVSAMLKGKSPTIYGDGEQSRDFTYVENVVNANLAAVDAKALHGEVVNIACHDRVTLNEMIRHLNTLLGTTITPTYAPPRPGDIKHSYADIRLAEQVIGYKPTVTFADGLSRAIEWYRRNLD, from the coding sequence ATGGATTACCTCGTCACCGGCGGCGCCGGATTCATCGGATCGCATCTTGTCGAACGGCTCATCGGCCTGGGCGCCTCGGTGCGCGTGGCGGACAGCTTCATCACCGGCAAGAAGAAGAACCTCGCGCCGTTTGAAGGCAAATACGAACTCCTCGAGGGTGATCTGGCCGACCCGGCGATCTGCGCCCGCGCCGTCGCCGGTGTGCGCGTCGTGCTGCATCAGGCGGCGCTGGGTTCGGTGCCCAAGAGCGTAGCCGACCCGGCGACGAGCCATCGCAACAACGTGCAGGCGACGTTCAACCTGCTGAACGCGGCGCGCGAGGCCGGCGTCAAGCGATTCATCTACGCCGCCAGCAGCTCGGCCTACGGCGAATCGCCGACGCTGCCCAAGGTTGAATCGATGCCGACCAGTCCGCTGTCGCCCTACGCCGTGCAAAAGCTGATGGGCGAATACTACCTGTCCGTCTTTCATCGCTGCTACGGCATGGAGACGATCTCGCTGCGCTACTTCAACGTCTTCGGCCCGCGGCAGGATCCGCACGGCCAGTACGCCGCCGTCATCCCCGCCTTCGTCAGCGCCATGCTCAAGGGCAAATCGCCGACCATCTACGGCGACGGAGAACAGTCACGCGATTTCACCTACGTCGAGAACGTCGTCAATGCGAACCTGGCGGCCGTCGATGCGAAGGCGCTGCACGGCGAGGTTGTGAACATCGCGTGTCACGATCGAGTCACGCTCAACGAGATGATCCGGCACCTGAACACGCTGCTCGGCACCACCATCACCCCGACCTACGCCCCGCCCCGCCCCGGCGACATCAAGCACTCCTACGCCGACATCCGTCTCGCCGAGCAGGTCATCGGTTACAAGCCGACCGTCACGTTCGCCGACGGCCTCTCAAGGGCGATTGAGTGGTACCGCAGGAATCTGGATTGA
- the glgP gene encoding alpha-glucan family phosphorylase, translated as MFRLRTFNVVPALPQALARLQELAYNLWWSWNSEATELFRRLDPDLWNDTGQNPVVFLSHIAQKRLDHAANDKAYLGHYGRVMTALDAYLSREGWFAKTYPDLKDTTIAYFSMEFGLHESLPVYSGGLGILAGDHLKSASDLGLPLVGVGLMYRQGYFQQRITHEGWQLEEYPSLDFYQLPVTLVRAQDGQPVKFKLPIGEHDATVQAWRVQVGRVRLFLLDTDLPENPHAVRDVTHRLYGGDDTMRIRQEVLLGIGGLRLLDLLGIRPDVCHMNEGHAAFLTIERLRQHREYHKLDLPSAREAVTAGLIFTTHTPVPAGIDRFDDKLLTQYVQPYLPAIGLSFEDFLALGRIDAKNPDELFSMAVLALRLAGSANGVSALHGYVSRDMWHTVWPGAPRDEVPITSITNGIHALTWIAPEISDLLTRYLGPDWIENPVDHDIWRMVADIPDLELWRAHERRRVAFVAFARKRLREQLRRGGAPPTEVKSADEVLDPEALTIGFARRFAPYKRGSLIFRQPERLARILSDADRPVQIVFGGKAHPRDDNGKEIIKQIIAHLRKPEFARRVVFLENYDITVARMFVQGCDVWLNNPIKPREASGTSGMKAAVNGSLNFSTLDGWWPEAYDGENGWAIDEGKIYDDPAFQDQIEGEAIYEILEKEIVPLFFDRGADGLPRGWIARMKHCMRTICPMFNTNRMLEEYSNMLYAPAARRYRQRAANDFGGAKSLADWKGRLASTWPKLRIEQVDSNGAPELPVGSKVQVRARVHLDSVKPDDVAVELYYGHVDAHGQLVEGINQPMKLVEPIENGSFWFHGEIPCQRSGQHGFAVRVLPRHPDLAHPHDTGLILWA; from the coding sequence ATGTTTCGACTTCGCACTTTCAACGTCGTCCCCGCCCTGCCGCAGGCCCTCGCACGCCTCCAGGAGCTTGCCTACAACCTCTGGTGGAGCTGGAACAGCGAGGCCACCGAGCTGTTCCGCCGGCTTGATCCCGACCTGTGGAACGACACCGGCCAGAACCCCGTCGTCTTCCTCTCTCACATCGCCCAGAAGCGCCTCGATCACGCCGCGAATGACAAAGCTTACCTCGGCCACTACGGCCGGGTGATGACCGCGCTCGACGCGTACCTTAGCCGCGAGGGCTGGTTCGCCAAGACGTATCCCGATCTCAAAGACACGACAATTGCCTATTTTTCGATGGAATTCGGCCTGCACGAATCGCTGCCGGTCTACTCCGGAGGCCTGGGCATCCTCGCCGGCGACCACCTCAAGAGCGCCAGCGATCTGGGTCTGCCGCTCGTCGGCGTCGGACTCATGTACCGCCAGGGCTACTTCCAGCAACGCATCACCCACGAGGGCTGGCAGCTCGAGGAATACCCCTCGCTCGATTTTTACCAGTTGCCCGTTACGCTCGTACGCGCACAGGACGGCCAGCCCGTCAAGTTCAAACTCCCGATCGGTGAACACGATGCGACCGTGCAGGCGTGGCGCGTGCAGGTTGGCCGTGTGCGCCTCTTCCTGCTTGACACCGATCTGCCCGAGAACCCGCACGCCGTTCGCGACGTCACGCATCGGCTCTATGGCGGCGACGACACCATGCGCATCCGACAGGAAGTGCTCCTGGGCATCGGCGGACTGCGTCTGCTCGATCTGCTCGGCATCCGGCCCGACGTCTGCCACATGAACGAAGGCCATGCGGCCTTTCTCACCATTGAGCGACTGCGCCAGCATCGAGAGTATCACAAGCTGGACCTGCCCTCGGCGCGCGAGGCCGTCACGGCGGGGCTGATCTTCACGACGCACACGCCGGTGCCCGCGGGCATCGACCGCTTTGATGACAAACTCCTGACGCAATATGTTCAGCCGTATCTCCCGGCGATCGGCTTGAGCTTTGAAGACTTCCTGGCCCTGGGTCGCATCGATGCGAAAAACCCGGACGAACTCTTCTCGATGGCGGTGCTGGCCCTGCGACTGGCCGGCTCGGCCAACGGCGTCTCGGCGCTGCACGGCTACGTCTCACGCGACATGTGGCACACGGTCTGGCCCGGCGCGCCGCGCGACGAAGTGCCGATCACGTCGATCACCAACGGCATTCACGCGCTGACATGGATCGCGCCGGAAATCTCCGACCTGCTCACGCGCTACCTCGGCCCGGACTGGATCGAGAACCCCGTCGATCACGACATCTGGCGAATGGTAGCGGACATCCCCGATCTGGAGCTTTGGCGGGCGCACGAGCGGCGACGCGTTGCATTCGTGGCATTCGCACGCAAGCGCCTCCGCGAGCAGCTCCGTCGCGGCGGCGCCCCGCCCACCGAGGTCAAGAGCGCCGACGAAGTGCTCGACCCGGAGGCTCTCACAATCGGTTTCGCCCGGCGATTCGCACCCTACAAACGCGGATCGCTCATCTTCCGCCAGCCCGAGCGCCTCGCGCGGATTCTCTCCGACGCCGACCGCCCGGTGCAGATCGTCTTCGGCGGCAAGGCCCACCCGCGCGATGACAACGGCAAGGAGATCATCAAGCAGATCATTGCACACCTGCGCAAGCCGGAGTTCGCCCGGCGCGTCGTCTTCCTGGAAAACTATGACATCACGGTCGCACGCATGTTCGTTCAGGGTTGCGACGTCTGGCTGAACAACCCCATCAAACCCCGCGAAGCCTCCGGAACCAGCGGCATGAAGGCCGCCGTCAACGGAAGCCTCAACTTCTCCACCCTCGACGGCTGGTGGCCCGAAGCCTACGACGGCGAGAACGGCTGGGCCATCGACGAGGGCAAAATCTACGACGACCCGGCCTTTCAGGATCAGATTGAGGGCGAAGCCATTTACGAAATCCTGGAAAAAGAGATCGTCCCGCTCTTCTTCGATCGCGGCGCCGACGGCCTGCCGCGCGGTTGGATCGCGCGAATGAAACACTGCATGCGCACCATCTGTCCGATGTTCAACACCAATCGCATGCTGGAAGAGTATTCCAACATGCTCTACGCACCGGCGGCCCGCCGCTATCGCCAACGCGCGGCCAACGATTTCGGCGGGGCAAAGTCCCTTGCCGATTGGAAGGGACGACTGGCCTCTACCTGGCCTAAATTGCGCATCGAGCAGGTCGATTCCAACGGCGCGCCCGAATTGCCCGTCGGGTCAAAGGTGCAGGTTCGCGCTCGCGTTCATCTCGATTCCGTCAAGCCCGACGACGTCGCTGTGGAACTCTACTACGGTCACGTCGATGCGCACGGGCAACTGGTTGAAGGGATCAACCAGCCGATGAAACTGGTCGAGCCAATCGAAAACGGCTCGTTCTGGTTCCACGGTGAGATCCCTTGTCAGCGGAGCGGCCAGCACGGATTTGCGGTGCGCGTCCTGCCCCGACACCCCGATCTGGCCCACCCGCATGACACGGGGTTGATCCTCTGGGCGTGA
- a CDS encoding N-acetylneuraminate synthase family protein, translating to MDAASQPSKRSACLGRPDGVYIIAEAGVNHDGCLEKARALIDAARSAGADAVKFQAFSAARIAAADAPTCAYQATEAGESQARMLARLELSPADFAVLKRYAEQRGIAFLCTPFSIPDLEMLVALGVSALKIASPDIVNVPLLRAAAATGLPLIASTGAATLDEIDAAVALLTVAGARDRLSLLHCVSAYPTRPAEARLGCIRTLADRFGCPVGFSDHTDDAAFAALAVAAGARILEKHLTLDRSANGPDHFFSLEPDAMARYVATARAALTALGDGRVAPSESELEVRRLARGSLVTQRPLRAGEALAAEHLLVQRPAGGIPPDAFDSVIGRVMRVDVPAQTRIEWSMLA from the coding sequence ATGGACGCAGCCTCCCAGCCCTCGAAACGATCGGCCTGCCTTGGTCGACCCGACGGCGTGTACATCATCGCCGAAGCCGGTGTAAATCACGACGGATGTCTAGAAAAAGCCCGCGCCCTGATCGACGCCGCCCGATCGGCCGGCGCCGACGCCGTGAAGTTTCAGGCCTTCTCCGCCGCGCGGATTGCCGCGGCCGACGCACCCACGTGCGCCTACCAGGCGACGGAGGCCGGCGAATCCCAGGCCCGGATGCTCGCACGGCTGGAGTTGTCGCCCGCGGATTTCGCCGTACTCAAACGCTACGCCGAGCAGCGCGGCATCGCGTTCCTCTGCACGCCCTTTTCAATACCTGATCTGGAAATGCTCGTCGCGCTCGGTGTCTCCGCACTCAAGATCGCCTCGCCGGACATCGTGAATGTCCCCTTGCTTCGCGCAGCGGCTGCCACCGGGCTCCCGCTGATCGCCTCCACCGGCGCGGCCACGCTCGACGAAATCGACGCCGCCGTCGCGCTGCTGACCGTCGCTGGCGCGCGCGATCGCTTGAGCCTGTTGCACTGCGTGTCGGCGTATCCGACCCGACCCGCCGAGGCGCGGCTCGGTTGCATTCGCACGCTCGCCGACCGATTCGGCTGCCCGGTCGGTTTCAGCGATCACACCGACGATGCAGCGTTCGCAGCACTGGCCGTCGCCGCCGGCGCGCGCATCCTCGAAAAGCATCTCACGTTGGATCGCTCGGCGAACGGTCCCGATCATTTCTTTTCGCTGGAGCCGGACGCCATGGCACGATACGTCGCCACGGCGCGCGCCGCGCTGACAGCGCTTGGCGATGGCCGCGTGGCGCCGAGCGAATCCGAACTGGAAGTGCGCCGCCTGGCTCGCGGCAGCCTCGTTACCCAAAGGCCCCTCCGCGCTGGCGAAGCCCTCGCAGCCGAACACCTCCTGGTGCAGCGACCTGCCGGCGGAATTCCACCGGATGCCTTCGACTCGGTTATCGGGCGCGTGATGCGCGTCGATGTCCCTGCTCAAACCCGCATCGAATGGTCGATGCTGGCCTGA
- a CDS encoding HDOD domain-containing protein, protein MTAATVASPDTSKLVAYAIANVGDIATLPEVTVRIIQIVENPKSTARDMHDVIKNDPVLASRILKVVNSAFYGLPGQIGSFERAVVLLGLSAVKNIAIAASMTHMFNGGQSVEGFSGKAGWEHAVAVAVGCRLLSAAQGKPNVEESFLAGLLHDLGLLVERQLFAAKLTEVINRSKTPGASFCQLETEIIGADHQAFGMALATKWRFPAHLCTAIGYHHKPLDLAPANRELPALVRIADVLACNAGIGFCGTASNQQIEPELLQITDLNESDLEEAVAKLPEQVALTQSLFGE, encoded by the coding sequence ATGACTGCCGCCACCGTCGCATCGCCGGATACATCCAAGCTGGTCGCATACGCCATCGCCAACGTCGGCGATATCGCCACGCTGCCCGAAGTCACGGTGCGCATCATTCAGATCGTCGAGAACCCCAAGTCCACCGCGCGCGACATGCACGACGTCATCAAGAATGACCCCGTCCTCGCTTCGCGCATCCTGAAAGTCGTCAACTCCGCTTTCTACGGCCTGCCCGGACAAATCGGCAGCTTCGAACGCGCCGTCGTCCTGCTAGGCCTTTCGGCGGTCAAAAACATCGCCATCGCCGCGTCGATGACCCACATGTTCAATGGCGGCCAATCCGTCGAAGGCTTCAGCGGCAAGGCCGGATGGGAGCACGCCGTCGCCGTCGCAGTCGGTTGTCGGCTGCTGTCGGCCGCGCAGGGCAAGCCGAACGTCGAGGAAAGCTTCCTCGCCGGACTGCTGCACGATCTCGGCTTGCTCGTCGAACGCCAGCTCTTCGCCGCGAAATTGACGGAAGTCATCAATCGAAGCAAAACCCCGGGCGCCTCGTTCTGCCAGCTGGAAACCGAAATCATTGGTGCCGATCACCAGGCCTTCGGCATGGCCCTGGCCACCAAGTGGCGATTCCCCGCCCACCTTTGCACGGCGATCGGATACCACCACAAACCGCTCGATCTGGCCCCCGCGAACCGCGAGCTGCCCGCCCTCGTGCGAATCGCCGACGTCCTCGCCTGCAACGCCGGAATCGGCTTCTGCGGAACGGCCAGCAACCAGCAGATCGAGCCGGAACTGCTCCAGATCACCGATCTCAACGAGTCGGATCTGGAAGAAGCCGTCGCCAAGCTGCCGGAGCAGGTCGCCCTGACCCAGTCGCTCTTCGGCGAGTGA
- a CDS encoding PEP-CTERM sorting domain-containing protein — translation MRFTKFALAVALLVAAPAFGGFFEVEGNNTPATAQFIPLPCNASADVGIASLAAGGGDVDYYAVFVPEGCTLTAITTPMASLPGSFSTPDTLLGVFTAGGAVIVGNDDAGDDAADGSVVGPVRGSAVRYHVSPGSGLGGIYLLGVTGFPDFNFGGAHPEVGQYLLTLSLVPEPSTLALLGLGALSLIRRRK, via the coding sequence ATGCGATTTACGAAGTTTGCTCTGGCAGTGGCGCTTCTGGTTGCCGCCCCCGCGTTTGGCGGTTTCTTTGAAGTCGAAGGTAACAACACACCGGCGACCGCCCAGTTCATTCCGTTGCCCTGCAACGCGAGCGCTGATGTCGGCATCGCTTCGCTGGCAGCCGGCGGCGGCGACGTGGACTACTACGCCGTCTTCGTTCCCGAAGGTTGCACCCTGACTGCCATCACCACCCCGATGGCCAGCCTGCCCGGCAGCTTCTCCACTCCGGACACCCTCTTGGGCGTCTTCACTGCTGGCGGAGCGGTGATCGTGGGTAATGATGATGCTGGCGACGATGCCGCGGACGGCAGCGTCGTCGGCCCTGTTCGTGGTTCGGCTGTTCGCTATCATGTTTCGCCCGGCAGCGGACTCGGCGGCATCTATCTGCTCGGCGTTACTGGTTTCCCTGACTTCAACTTCGGTGGTGCTCACCCCGAGGTCGGTCAGTACCTGCTCACGTTGAGCCTCGTTCCCGAGCCGAGCACCCTCGCTCTGCTGGGTCTGGGCGCGTTGAGCCTGATTCGCCGCCGCAAGTAA
- a CDS encoding metal ABC transporter permease: protein MEFFQAVLGNPFLQSALAMGVLAGVACGVVGTYVVTRRISYIAGAVSHSVLGGMGAAKYMQVVHGLVWCSPLLGAVVAAIVSALLIGWVSQRARQREDTVIGAIWAVGMAVGVLFISRTPGYNEELMSYLFGNILLVSPEDLRLMLLLDVLVLVLAVVFYNKFLAVCFDEEFARLRGVKVEFYYLTLLCLTALTVVVLLKVVGIIMVIAMLTLPAAVAGFFSGRLWQMMVLASLLCVGLNLAGMAISYSPSLPAGATTIVLAGGLYLAVMMVRSLVNRSA from the coding sequence ATGGAGTTTTTCCAGGCGGTCCTGGGCAATCCGTTTCTGCAAAGCGCGCTGGCCATGGGGGTCCTGGCTGGCGTGGCGTGCGGCGTCGTGGGAACTTATGTCGTCACGCGGCGGATCAGTTACATCGCCGGTGCCGTGTCGCACTCCGTGCTGGGTGGCATGGGCGCGGCGAAGTACATGCAGGTCGTCCACGGCCTGGTGTGGTGCAGCCCTCTGCTCGGCGCCGTGGTCGCGGCGATCGTGTCGGCGCTGCTGATCGGCTGGGTCAGCCAGCGCGCTCGCCAACGCGAGGACACGGTCATCGGCGCGATCTGGGCCGTGGGCATGGCCGTCGGCGTGCTCTTCATTTCTCGCACACCGGGCTACAACGAAGAGCTGATGAGCTACCTCTTCGGCAACATCCTGCTCGTCTCGCCGGAGGATTTGCGGCTGATGCTGCTGCTCGATGTGCTGGTGCTCGTGCTGGCCGTTGTGTTCTACAACAAGTTCCTGGCAGTCTGTTTTGATGAAGAGTTCGCCCGGCTGCGCGGCGTGAAGGTCGAGTTCTACTACCTGACGCTGCTTTGCCTCACGGCGCTGACGGTGGTGGTGCTTCTTAAAGTCGTCGGCATCATCATGGTGATCGCCATGCTGACGCTTCCGGCCGCCGTGGCGGGATTCTTCTCCGGCCGCCTGTGGCAGATGATGGTCCTGGCGAGTTTGCTGTGCGTCGGGCTGAATCTGGCGGGTATGGCGATCAGCTATTCGCCGAGCCTGCCGGCTGGAGCGACGACAATTGTCCTGGCGGGAGGGCTGTACCTGGCAGTGATGATGGTGCGGTCGCTGGTGAACCGTTCGGCGTGA
- a CDS encoding ABC transporter ATP-binding protein, protein MDDRTIIEARGLSFSYDRHAVLDGVDLTIGNRDFISIVGPNGGGKTTLLKLFLGLLRPTRGEIRVFGVSPEKARPRIGYMPQHTRHDLEFPVNVLDVVLMGRHGTSGGGFRFSRSDRETAVRSLGDVGLADLARRPFAALSGGQRQRVLIARALACEPELLLLDEPTSNLDLRVQDDFYELLRRLSARHTVILVSHDVAFVSKLVNRVICVNRGATVHTTSELRGKDLLDLYGPDVCMVRHDHS, encoded by the coding sequence ATGGATGACCGGACGATCATCGAGGCACGCGGTTTGTCGTTTTCGTATGACCGCCACGCGGTGCTGGACGGCGTCGATCTCACGATAGGTAATCGCGATTTCATCTCGATAGTTGGTCCGAACGGCGGCGGGAAGACGACGCTGCTGAAGCTGTTTCTGGGTTTGCTTCGACCGACGCGGGGCGAGATACGCGTGTTCGGCGTTTCGCCCGAGAAGGCCCGCCCGCGCATTGGTTACATGCCGCAGCACACGCGGCATGATCTGGAGTTTCCCGTCAACGTGCTGGATGTGGTGCTGATGGGGCGGCATGGGACAAGCGGCGGAGGGTTTCGATTCAGCCGGTCGGATCGGGAAACGGCGGTTCGGTCGCTGGGTGACGTGGGGCTGGCCGATCTTGCGAGGCGACCGTTCGCGGCGTTGTCGGGCGGTCAGCGGCAGCGCGTGCTGATCGCGCGGGCGCTGGCGTGCGAGCCGGAGCTGTTGTTGCTGGACGAGCCGACGTCGAATCTGGACCTGCGCGTGCAGGATGATTTTTATGAACTGCTGCGCCGGTTAAGCGCGCGGCACACGGTCATTCTCGTTTCGCACGATGTGGCGTTTGTGTCCAAGCTCGTCAATCGCGTGATTTGCGTGAATCGCGGCGCGACGGTTCATACAACGAGTGAGCTTCGCGGAAAAGATCTGCTGGACCTGTACGGGCCGGACGTTTGCATGGTCCGCCACGATCACAGTTAA
- a CDS encoding zinc ABC transporter substrate-binding protein has translation MTMHGQRSFDAPCPRKVTARIACALLFLFTGACDSKRENAAVNARDRVESAGPLRVFVSIVPQADFVKRIAGDRAEVEVMVGPGQSHHTYEPTPRQISRLAESCAYFQIGLPFERMVCDRIAKIAPSVRLIDTTRSVRYREMTGCCAAHDEPSRRGEHDESQSSHSHAGRDPHIWLSPRLVKVLARNIRDALVEIDPAGTANYGAGLARFEQDLDELDARIRDRLKPYAGRAFLVFHPAYGYFADEYGLVQVSVEEDGKEPSARRLVELVARAKALGIKRVFVQPQFAVGGAKAVADAIGARVVPLDPMTIDYERDLWTMAERLGEGFAAQGHSPVAAARE, from the coding sequence ATGACGATGCACGGTCAAAGAAGTTTCGACGCGCCGTGTCCGCGCAAGGTCACCGCCCGGATCGCCTGCGCCCTGTTGTTCTTGTTCACCGGCGCGTGCGATTCAAAGCGTGAAAACGCCGCGGTGAATGCCCGTGATCGCGTCGAATCGGCCGGTCCGCTGCGCGTCTTCGTGAGCATCGTTCCACAGGCAGATTTCGTGAAGCGCATCGCCGGGGACCGCGCCGAGGTTGAAGTCATGGTCGGCCCGGGTCAATCTCACCATACTTACGAGCCGACGCCGCGGCAGATCAGCAGGCTGGCCGAGTCATGTGCCTATTTCCAGATCGGACTGCCCTTCGAGCGTATGGTGTGTGATCGGATCGCGAAGATCGCGCCGTCGGTTCGATTGATCGATACGACGCGAAGCGTGAGGTATCGGGAAATGACCGGTTGCTGCGCCGCACACGATGAGCCGTCGCGCCGCGGCGAGCATGACGAATCCCAGTCTTCCCATTCGCACGCTGGGCGCGATCCGCATATCTGGCTTTCGCCGCGGCTGGTGAAAGTCCTGGCGCGCAACATTCGGGACGCGTTGGTGGAGATTGACCCGGCCGGAACAGCGAACTACGGCGCCGGCCTGGCCCGGTTTGAACAGGACCTTGACGAATTGGACGCGCGCATTCGCGATCGGCTCAAGCCTTACGCCGGGCGGGCGTTTCTCGTGTTCCATCCGGCGTATGGCTATTTCGCCGATGAATACGGATTGGTGCAGGTGTCGGTCGAAGAGGACGGGAAGGAGCCTTCGGCGCGGCGACTGGTGGAGCTTGTGGCGCGCGCGAAAGCGCTGGGAATCAAGCGTGTGTTCGTCCAGCCGCAATTCGCCGTCGGCGGGGCGAAAGCCGTGGCCGATGCGATCGGGGCACGCGTTGTCCCGCTGGACCCGATGACAATTGATTACGAGCGTGATCTGTGGACGATGGCCGAGCGCCTTGGCGAGGGATTTGCGGCGCAGGGGCATTCACCCGTCGCGGCGGCGCGGGAGTAG
- a CDS encoding flagellar biosynthesis anti-sigma factor FlgM yields the protein MMDVSTIGNTASPATVRDYFNQSFRSRSDNAGSAVVDDRVEISEIATILSRLAELPEANARRIVEIRREIQSGTYLTADKLDGAIDGLLSDL from the coding sequence ATGATGGATGTCTCGACAATTGGCAACACCGCTTCGCCTGCGACGGTGCGGGACTACTTCAACCAGTCGTTTCGATCACGCAGTGACAACGCTGGTTCGGCGGTCGTAGACGATCGCGTCGAAATTTCCGAGATCGCAACGATCTTGAGCCGCCTGGCGGAGCTGCCCGAAGCCAACGCCCGCCGAATTGTGGAAATCCGCCGCGAGATTCAGTCCGGCACCTATCTCACCGCCGACAAGCTCGACGGAGCGATCGACGGCTTGCTTAGTGATCTTTAA